A stretch of the Alnus glutinosa chromosome 6, dhAlnGlut1.1, whole genome shotgun sequence genome encodes the following:
- the LOC133870308 gene encoding MDIS1-interacting receptor like kinase 2-like, with the protein MSRMCRKWRSEPSRPLHQHKSMGSSTFGKVCSLISFLLFVSPNVVSIEEADALLTWKASLQKEAQSQLSSLSSWTLLPNNATNSSTNLNSSTSPCSWFGVYCNHAQSVIGINLTCLGLKGSLHEFSFSSFPNLEFVDLSINSLFGTISPQISYLSKLIYLDLSINQFSGKIPPEIGLLTNLEFLRLSKNQLNATIPPEIGQLRSLVELALYSNSLNGPIPSSLGNLSKLAYLYLYDNPLSCSIPLEIGNLSSLTVLDLSQNNLSGPIPTEIGHIQSLKNLSLATNHLVGSIPTSFCNLGNLTLLYLFQNNLSGPIPEEIGNLKSLVTLDLRENKLTGPLPASIGNLSKLEVLYIRDNQLSGSIPRDVENLLKLTVFRVARNQFTGYLPQNICQGGLLQNFTANGNNLTGPIPKSVRNCTTLYRIRLDGNQLTGNISEVFGVYPDLDYINLSDNNFYGELSPNWGRSSRLTDLEIAGNNITGNIPPEIANATRLQILNLSSNNLVGEIPKEFGRLTSLVKLILTNNQLSGGIPSELGSLTKLEYLDLSINKLSNSVPGCIGNFSNLYHMNLSRNEFSRGIPTQVAKLVQLSELDLSHNQLTGEIPIEFEKLQSLVTMDISHNYLSGILPRAFEDMHGLLNVNIAFNDFWGPIPNNKAFHDAPIEALEGNKGLCGQVKGLQPCQPSTPDKHFPQKRIVFLIIFPILGVLVLLYALIGMSIFIRKKRSSPKKQDENLYPTLTLDGKNLYEEIIAATGDFDATYCIGSGGYGSVYKVQLPSGNIVAAKKIHTLSDDDYVTERKEFFNEIKALTQIRHRNIVKLHGFCSNARCPFLIYEYLERGSLAAILSEEKEATALNWSRRVNIVKDVARALSYMHHDCSPPIIHRDISSKNILLDSDYVAHVSDFGTAKLLKLDSSNCTGFAGTFGYVAPELAYTTKVTEKCDVYSFGVLALEVIKGNHLGEFISTASSPYANIELKDILDQRLSPPTIEVEDELIKVVTCATACLRANPRSRPTMHVIFKMLLASTTVRTVKPGELDEIV; encoded by the exons atgaGTAGGATGTGCCGTAAATGGAGATCTGAACCATCACGTCCTTTACACCAACACAAAAGCATGGGATCGTCAACCTTTGGGAAGGTATGCTCTCTAATATCCTTCTTGTTGTTTGTTTCACCGAATGTTGTTTCTATTGAAGAAGCTGATGCTCTCCTCACATGGAAAGCAAGCCTCCAAAAAGAAGCCCAGTCTCAGCTATCTAGCCTATCTTCTTGGACTTTGCTTCCCAATAATGCGACCAATTCTTCTACCAATCTCAATTCAAGCACAAGCCCATGTTCTTGGTTTGGTGTTTATTGCAACCATGCTCAAAGTGTCATCGGTATAAATCTTACATGTTTAGGCCTCAAAGGTTCACTCCATGAATTTTCATTCTCGTCTTTCCCGAATCTTGAATTTGTTGATCTCAGTATAAACTCGCTCTTTGGAACCATCTCACCTCAGATCAGTTACCTCTCCAAACTCATCTATCTTGATCTCTCCATCAATCAGTTCTCTGGGAAAATCCCACCAGAAATAGGCCTATTGACAAACCTTGAGTTTTTGCGCTTGTCTAAAAATCAGTTGAACGCCACAATTCCTCCAGAAATAGGTCAGTTGAGGTCTCTTGTTGAGCTTGCTTTATACAGCAACTCCTTAAACGGTCCCATTCCTTCTTCTTTGGGCAATCTAAGCAAATTGGCTTACTTGTACCTCTATGACAATCCACTATCTTGTTCCATTCCTTTAGAAATTGGAAATCTTTCTAGCTTAACGGTGTTGGATTTGTCTCAGAACAATCTTTCTGGTCCCATCCCCACAGAAATAGGGCACATCCAATCTTTGAAGAATCTAAGCCTTGCAACCAACCATCTTGTTGGTTCTATCCCAACGTCATTTTGTAACCTCGGAAACCTTACACTTCTCTATCTCTTCCAGAATAACCTCTCTGGTCCCATTCCAGAAGAGATAGGAAACTTGAAGTCTCTTGTAACTCTCGACTTGAGAGAAAATAAACTCACTGGTCCTCTTCCGGCTTCAATTGGCAACTTGAGCAAATTAGAGGTTCTGTACATTCGCGACAACCAACTCTCTGGTTCTATTCCTCGGGACGTAGAAAATCTCTTGAAATTGACTGTATTTCGAGTGGCCAGAAACCAATTCACTGGTTATTTGCCACAAAATATTTGCCAAGGTGGATTGCTTCAAAACTTCACCGCAAATGGTAATAATCTCACAGGTCCGATTCCTAAAAGCGTGAGAAACTGCACAACTTTATATAGAATTCGTCTAGACGGGAACCAACTTACTGGAAATATATCAGAAGTTTTTGGGGTTTATCCGGACCTGGATTACATAAACCTCAGCGACAACAACTTTTACGGTGAACTTTCACCTAACTGGGGAAGGAGCTCACGACTAACAGATCTAGAAATCGCTGGGAATAATATCACTGGTAACATACCACCTGAGATTGCAAATGCAACTCGACTACAAATTCTTAATCTTTCTTCAAATAACTTAGTTGGGGAGATCCCTAAGGAATTCGGGAGGTTAACTTCTTTGGTCAAACTTATATTGACGAACAATCAACTTTCAGGTGGTATACCTTCAGAGCTCGGGTCCCTGACAAAACTTGAGTATCTTGATCTGTCCATAAATAAATTGAGCAACTCAGTTCCAGGATGTATAGGAAACTTCTCAAATTTGTACCACATGAATTTGAGTCGCAACGAGTTTAGTCGTGGAATTCCGACTCAGGTGGCCAAGTTAGTTCAGCTGTCCGAGCTTGATCTGAGTCATAACCAACTCACGGGAGAGATACCAatagagttcgagaagttgcAAAGCTTGGTGACAATGGATATCTCCCACAACTACCTTTCTGGCATCCTTCCGAGGGCTTTTGAGGACATGCACGGCTTGTTGAATGTCAACATAGCATTCAATGACTTCTGGGGTCCAATTCCCAACAACAAAGCATTTCACGACGCTCCGATAGAAGCATTGGAGGGGAACAAAGGATTGTGTGGCCAGGTGAAAGGGCTACAACCTTGTCAACCATCCACTCCCGACAAACATTTCCCGCAAAAAAGGATCGTGTTCTTAATCATATTCCCTATTTTGGGAGTACTAGTACTTTTATATGCCCTGATCGGAATGtcaatttttataagaaaaaagagaagctCGCCGAAAAAACAAGACGAGAACTTGTATCCGACATTAACCTTGGATGGGAAAAACTTGTACGAGGAAATCATAGCCGCCACCGGGGATTTTGATGCCACTTATTGCATTGGGAGTGGTGGATATGGAAGTGTCTACAAAGTACAGCTGCCATCGGGTAATATCGTAGCTGCAAAGAAAATCCACACATTATCCGATGATGATTATGTGACTGAGCGGAAAGAGTTTTTCAACGAGATAAAGGCATTAACACAAATACGGCACCGAAACATTGTGAAGCTACATGGTTTTTGTTCAAATGCACGATGCCCGTTTTTGATTTATGAGTACCTTGAGAGGGGAAGCTTGGCCGCCATCCtaagtgaagaaaaagaagctaCAGCATTGAACTGGAGTAGAAGGGTGAATATTGTTAAAGATGTGGCGCGTGCCTTGTCATACATGCATCATGATTGCTCACCGCCCATTATTCACAGAGACATATCAAGCAAGAACATTTTGTTGGATTCTGATTATGTAGCGCATGTTTCGGACTTTGGCACTGCTAAACTTCTGAAGCTAGACTCATCCAATTGTACTGGCTTTGCAGGCACATTTGGATATGTAGCACCAG AGCTTGCTTACACAACGAAGGTGACCGAGAAATGTGACGTGTATAGCTTTGGAGTGTTAGCACTTGAAGTAATCAAAGGAAATCATCTTGGTGAATTCATCTCTACTGCATCGTCTCCCTATGCTAACATAGAGCTGAAGGACATATTGGACCAACGCCTTTCACCTCCCACAATTGAAGTTGAGGACGAACTCATAAAGGTTGTGACTTGCGCAACTGCTTGCTTACGTGCAAATCCACGGTCTAGGCCAACCATGCACGTGATTTTTAAGATGTTATTAGCCTCAACAACAGTACGTACTGTTAAACCTGGAGAACTTGATGAAATTGTCTAA
- the LOC133871917 gene encoding bZIP transcription factor 44 codes for MALYEEPVEFQFPVFEETGFATDELRELLSLDLIQSGDSVSVCPTSGSEGSSRAVYTDNEKKLRRMKSNRESARRSRWRKKRYLEDLKDQVNRFRTENDELKNQLGSAFHHCHVVRMHNELLRSESIALRARLSDLSMIISFTMQSQ; via the coding sequence ATGGCTCTCTACGAAGAACCGGTCGAGTTTCAATTTCCGGTTTTCGAGGAAACCGGGTTCGCCACAGATGAACTCCGAGAACTCTTGTCTCTAGATCTCATTCAATCCGGAGACTCTGTGTCTGTGTGTCCAACCTCCGGTTCGGAGGGCTCCAGCCGGGCGGTTTACACTGATAATGAGAAGAAGCTCAGGCGCATGAAATCGAACCGGGAATCAGCCCGTCGGTCCCGGTGGCGAAAGAAGAGGTATCTAGAGGACCTCAAGGACCAAGTGAACCGGTTCAGAACGGAAAACGACGAGCTGAAGAACCAGTTGGGCTCGGCTTTTCATCACTGTCACGTAGTACGGATGCATAATGAGTTGTTAAGATCCGAATCCATAGCTCTCAGGGCTAGACTTTCGGATCTATCCATGATCATTTCATTCACCATGCAATCGCAATGA